The following are encoded in a window of Pyramidobacter piscolens W5455 genomic DNA:
- a CDS encoding MBL fold metallo-hydrolase RNA specificity domain-containing protein: MLLKFCGAAKEVTGSNYLLEAGGHRFLVDCGMHQGEREDANDDPFPYAANSIDAVLLTHAHIDHSGRIPKLVKEGFRGKIYATLPTIELTEILWDDSVRLMREDAEWQSAKNARRGLPPAEPIYGQEEADAAKKLFTPVNYDSRLEILPGVSVRFRDAGHILGSAILEILIEEEGRIVRLVFSGDLGPMQTVMGRAPAEITDADYVVIESTYGNREHKDNQQTRDEFQTLMKDIFAKKKGKVFIPTFVVDRAQRIMYELELLRGQGVGGGMPVFFDSPMGVKVSKLYENHLDLMSQEIQTYRRDGGNPFSSEDIRYVSTREESQAVNNLGFGVVMAGSGMCNGGRIVHHLKNGIWNPDNHVVFVGYQAHGTLGRRIVDRAKTVRIAGEAVNVNAQIHTIGGFSAHADRTDLLGWAERFRPTMPKFFVTHGEAEAAESLAEALKTRGFEALVPELEQEVALVPREAGQKISEAIADAKAAPLPEKIAETETPADPGGAAVAEEKNAPAAKSEAAAPRPAAEKPLTKEQKKTAEKKARRANRRAVKVLEDIGDQMREIYEKAGSGEIAAESQPLLDAVAVLLDSIIAQSGGNVTKN, translated from the coding sequence ATGCTGCTGAAATTCTGCGGCGCCGCCAAAGAAGTGACCGGCTCCAACTATCTGCTCGAAGCCGGCGGACATCGTTTCCTCGTGGACTGCGGCATGCATCAGGGCGAACGGGAGGACGCCAACGACGATCCGTTCCCCTACGCCGCCAATTCGATCGACGCGGTGCTGCTGACGCACGCGCACATCGACCATTCCGGCCGCATCCCCAAGCTGGTCAAGGAGGGCTTCCGCGGCAAAATTTACGCGACGCTGCCGACTATCGAACTGACCGAGATCCTGTGGGACGACTCGGTGCGCCTCATGCGCGAAGACGCCGAATGGCAGAGCGCCAAGAACGCCCGCCGCGGCCTGCCGCCGGCGGAGCCCATCTACGGCCAGGAAGAGGCCGACGCCGCCAAAAAACTGTTCACGCCCGTCAATTACGACTCGCGCCTCGAGATCCTCCCCGGCGTGTCGGTCCGCTTCCGCGACGCCGGGCACATCCTCGGCAGCGCCATTTTGGAAATCCTCATCGAGGAAGAAGGGCGCATCGTGCGCCTCGTTTTCTCCGGCGACCTCGGCCCCATGCAGACCGTCATGGGACGCGCGCCCGCGGAGATCACCGACGCCGATTACGTCGTCATCGAGTCCACTTACGGCAATCGCGAGCACAAAGACAATCAGCAGACTCGCGACGAATTCCAGACGCTGATGAAGGACATCTTCGCCAAAAAGAAAGGCAAGGTGTTCATCCCCACCTTCGTCGTCGACCGAGCCCAGCGCATCATGTACGAGTTGGAACTGCTGCGCGGCCAGGGCGTGGGTGGCGGCATGCCGGTGTTCTTCGACTCGCCGATGGGCGTCAAGGTCAGCAAACTTTACGAAAATCATCTCGATCTGATGTCGCAGGAGATCCAGACCTATCGCCGCGACGGCGGCAATCCCTTCTCCAGCGAGGACATCCGCTACGTTTCCACGCGCGAGGAGTCGCAGGCCGTCAATAACCTCGGCTTCGGCGTAGTCATGGCCGGCAGCGGTATGTGCAACGGCGGGCGCATCGTCCATCACCTCAAAAACGGCATCTGGAACCCCGACAATCACGTCGTCTTCGTGGGTTACCAGGCGCACGGCACGCTGGGACGCCGCATCGTCGACCGCGCCAAGACCGTGCGCATCGCCGGCGAAGCCGTCAACGTCAACGCGCAGATCCACACCATCGGCGGCTTCTCGGCCCACGCCGATCGTACCGACCTGCTCGGCTGGGCCGAACGCTTCCGTCCCACCATGCCGAAGTTTTTCGTCACCCACGGCGAAGCCGAAGCCGCCGAAAGCCTGGCCGAGGCCCTGAAAACGCGAGGTTTCGAGGCGCTGGTGCCCGAGCTCGAACAGGAAGTGGCGCTCGTGCCCCGCGAGGCCGGCCAGAAAATCAGCGAGGCGATCGCCGACGCCAAAGCTGCGCCGCTTCCCGAGAAAATCGCCGAGACCGAGACGCCCGCCGACCCCGGCGGCGCGGCCGTCGCCGAAGAAAAAAACGCTCCCGCCGCAAAAAGCGAAGCGGCGGCGCCGCGCCCCGCCGCGGAAAAGCCGCTGACGAAAGAGCAGAAGAAAACGGCCGAAAAAAAGGCGCGCCGCGCCAACCGCCGCGCCGTGAAAGTCCTCGAAGACATCGGCGACCAGATGCGCGAGATCTACGAAAAGGCCGGCAGCGGCGAAATCGCGGCCGAATCCCAGCCCCTGCTCGACGCCGTCGCCGTGCTGCTCGATTCGATCATCGCCCAGTCCGGCGGCAACGTGACGAAAAATTAG
- a CDS encoding bifunctional metallophosphatase/5'-nucleotidase: MEKSRKYLFGGLAALTAAFVLLLASGRDQDVKVTAEPRDAVVLYTNDIHCGIDGYSKLAAYRRQMIEAGYETAVVDAGDFIQGEMTGSLTKGADIIALMNAVPYDLAVPGNHEFDYGTANFLALVQKSATFPVLSANFEDLRAHKPVLPPYKILTLGGRQVAFVGVCTPSTYTSSTPKYFEDEKGRQIYGFGEKDFVAKVQAAVDRARQEGAEIVVLLAHLGINGINEGWRSIDVIARTRGIDAVIDGHSHEAFAGEVYKNADGKDVRYSQTGSKFMFFGKMTLAKDGSIRTELIHPGDVDEKKSETSQKAYADVQTLIDRCHEKVAYLNEKLGVAEVPLAIDDPRTGTRRVRMGECSMGDFVADAYRAVLGAPIAVVNGGGVRASVDGPDVTRLDLMNVNPWNNPTCVVEMPGRTLLDLLEFSCRHLPDEENGGFLQVSGLSFEVDPSLKSPVAIDDKGVFAGVGEGAPRRVRNVRVDGEPLRPEAVYAVAGSKYVLLEGGDGNGTLAGVKVLRADGLPTDAECLIKYFTENLRGKVKMEKYGNPLGSGRITIVE, from the coding sequence ATGGAAAAGTCACGGAAGTATTTGTTCGGCGGTTTAGCGGCGCTGACGGCCGCTTTCGTGCTGTTGCTTGCGAGCGGACGCGACCAGGACGTTAAAGTCACGGCGGAGCCGCGGGACGCCGTCGTGCTCTACACGAACGACATTCATTGCGGTATCGACGGTTACTCGAAGCTGGCGGCCTATCGCCGGCAGATGATCGAGGCCGGTTACGAGACGGCCGTCGTCGATGCCGGCGATTTCATCCAGGGCGAGATGACCGGCTCGCTGACCAAGGGCGCCGACATCATTGCGCTGATGAACGCCGTTCCCTACGATCTGGCGGTGCCGGGCAATCATGAATTCGACTACGGCACGGCGAACTTCCTCGCGCTCGTGCAGAAGTCGGCCACGTTCCCCGTGCTGAGCGCCAACTTCGAGGACCTGCGCGCGCACAAGCCGGTGCTGCCGCCCTACAAGATCCTGACGCTGGGCGGTCGTCAGGTTGCTTTTGTCGGCGTCTGCACGCCCTCGACCTACACCTCGTCGACGCCTAAATACTTCGAAGACGAAAAAGGCCGGCAGATCTACGGCTTCGGCGAAAAGGACTTCGTCGCCAAAGTTCAGGCGGCCGTGGATCGCGCGCGCCAAGAGGGCGCCGAGATCGTCGTCCTGCTGGCGCACCTCGGCATCAACGGCATCAACGAAGGCTGGCGCTCCATCGACGTGATCGCCCGGACCCGCGGCATCGACGCCGTGATCGACGGACATTCCCACGAGGCTTTCGCCGGCGAGGTCTACAAGAACGCCGACGGCAAGGATGTGCGTTACAGCCAGACCGGCAGCAAGTTCATGTTCTTCGGCAAAATGACGCTGGCCAAAGACGGTTCCATCCGCACCGAGCTGATCCATCCCGGCGACGTCGACGAGAAAAAGAGCGAGACGTCGCAGAAAGCGTACGCCGACGTGCAGACCCTGATCGACCGGTGTCACGAAAAAGTGGCCTATCTGAACGAAAAGCTCGGCGTCGCCGAAGTGCCGCTGGCGATCGACGACCCCCGCACCGGCACGCGCCGCGTGCGCATGGGCGAGTGCAGCATGGGCGATTTCGTGGCCGACGCCTACCGCGCCGTGCTCGGCGCCCCGATCGCCGTCGTCAACGGCGGCGGTGTGCGCGCTTCCGTCGACGGCCCCGACGTGACCCGCCTCGACCTGATGAACGTCAACCCTTGGAACAATCCCACCTGCGTCGTCGAGATGCCGGGACGGACCCTGCTCGACCTGCTCGAGTTCAGCTGCCGCCATCTGCCCGATGAGGAAAACGGCGGATTTTTGCAGGTTTCCGGCTTGAGTTTCGAGGTCGATCCGTCCCTGAAGAGCCCCGTCGCAATTGACGACAAGGGCGTCTTCGCGGGCGTCGGCGAAGGCGCGCCGCGCCGCGTGCGCAACGTGCGCGTGGACGGCGAGCCGCTGCGCCCCGAGGCCGTCTACGCCGTAGCCGGCTCGAAATACGTGCTGCTCGAAGGCGGCGACGGAAACGGCACGCTTGCGGGCGTCAAAGTCCTGAGGGCCGACGGTTTGCCCACCGACGCCGAGTGCCTGATCAAATATTTTACCGAGAATCTGCGCGGCAAAGTGAAGATGGAGAAGTACGGCAATCCGCTTGGCAGCGGGCGGATCACGATCGTCGAATAG
- a CDS encoding NAD(P)H-dependent flavin oxidoreductase has translation MILDKLPTLKIGQYTPRFPVIQGGMGVLISGPSLSGAVAAEGGIGTLATVGIGMATMTCNVDNFFKKNVEALKDFVAKAREKAKGGILAANCMCALQDYEQQVRAVCEAGIDIIISGAGLPLKLPELTRDFPNVALVPIVSSLKAASIIVRRWMKNYGRSPDAFVVETPNSAGGHLGAAKIEQVDDKELSLETVIPQLVNWLKEIKLNIPVIAAGGIFDRNEMLHAFELGASGVQMGTRFAASVEGDASDVFKQAYVDAKPEDVVLINSPCGLPGRALRSPMVERYLRHEDRKDPCIANCLAHCVYRATHKTFCIARALIQALQGNWEEGLFFCGTNVWRVNKIQTVKEIFSDLFGSADEPGNKSCRQDTKKNIDAVSR, from the coding sequence ATGATTCTTGACAAACTGCCAACATTGAAAATCGGTCAGTACACGCCGCGCTTCCCCGTCATCCAGGGAGGCATGGGCGTTCTCATCTCCGGCCCCAGCCTCAGCGGCGCCGTCGCGGCCGAGGGCGGCATCGGCACGCTGGCGACCGTCGGCATCGGCATGGCGACCATGACTTGCAACGTGGACAACTTTTTCAAAAAGAACGTGGAAGCCCTCAAGGATTTCGTCGCCAAAGCCCGCGAAAAGGCGAAAGGCGGCATCCTCGCCGCCAACTGCATGTGCGCGCTTCAGGATTACGAGCAGCAAGTGCGCGCCGTCTGCGAAGCCGGCATCGACATCATCATCTCCGGCGCCGGGCTGCCCCTCAAGCTGCCCGAGCTGACCCGGGATTTTCCCAACGTGGCGCTCGTGCCCATCGTCAGCAGCCTCAAGGCCGCGTCGATCATCGTGCGACGCTGGATGAAGAATTACGGGCGATCGCCCGACGCCTTCGTCGTCGAAACCCCCAACTCCGCCGGCGGACATCTGGGGGCCGCCAAGATCGAACAGGTCGACGACAAGGAGCTTTCGCTCGAAACGGTGATCCCGCAGCTCGTGAATTGGCTGAAAGAGATCAAGCTCAACATTCCCGTCATCGCCGCGGGCGGCATTTTCGACCGCAATGAGATGCTGCACGCTTTCGAGCTGGGCGCCAGCGGCGTCCAGATGGGCACGCGCTTCGCCGCCAGCGTCGAAGGCGACGCCTCCGACGTCTTCAAACAAGCCTACGTCGACGCCAAGCCCGAAGACGTGGTGCTGATCAACAGCCCCTGCGGCCTTCCCGGCCGGGCGCTGCGCAGTCCCATGGTGGAGCGTTATCTCCGCCACGAGGACCGCAAAGACCCCTGCATCGCCAACTGCCTGGCGCACTGCGTCTACCGCGCCACGCACAAGACGTTCTGCATCGCCCGCGCCCTGATCCAGGCGCTTCAGGGCAACTGGGAGGAAGGGCTTTTCTTCTGCGGCACCAACGTGTGGCGCGTCAACAAAATCCAGACTGTGAAAGAAATCTTCAGCGATCTCTTCGGCAGCGCCGATGAGCCGGGAAACAAAAGCTGCCGCCAGGATACGAAGAAGAATATTGACGCCGTTTCTCGATAG